In the genome of Phlebotomus papatasi isolate M1 chromosome 2, Ppap_2.1, whole genome shotgun sequence, one region contains:
- the LOC129802734 gene encoding U-Kazal-Dg21.2-like has protein sequence MRVSVCFFVIFVALCLGDRIKAAEPQCSTACPDIYKPVCCTYANGTTATYGNSCEAVAYNCPRNDCCVTTEEGECSEQTEPAQCPQVACTMQYDPICCYYADGTTRTFGNSCEASVINCQERKCCVSTTLGECKSTA, from the exons ATGAGAGTTTCCGTGTGCTTCTTCGTTATTTTCGTTGCTCTTTGCCTAG GCGATAGAATCAAAGCTGCCGAGCCACAATGTAGCACAGCCTGTCCCGATATTTACAAGCCCGTTTGCTGTACTTATGCTAATGGAACTACTGCTACTTATGGCAATTCTTGTGAAGCTGTAGCTTATAATTGCCCGCGCAATGATT GTTGCGTGACTACGGAAGAGGGAGAATGTTCAGAACAAACTGAACCAGCACAGTGCCCTCAAGTCGCATGCACAATGCAGTATGATCCAATTTGCTGCTACTATGCTGATGGTACTACCAGAACTTTCGGAAACTCCTGCGAAGCCTCAGTCATAAACTGCCAGGAGAGGAAAT GTTGTGTGTCAACCACCCTTGGAGAATGCAAAAGTACAGCCTAA
- the LOC129802732 gene encoding four-domain proteases inhibitor: protein MRVSVCYFVIFVALCLGNEGRASEAECDEVCEEIYSPVCCTYPDGSTVTYSNACKASVDSCKRGTKCVTLDEGCCRVPESDCPEICPLYYSPVCCTYPDGSTVTYDNPCYASADNCEREMKCTCMEEGVCPGDESECPEVCPYYYDPVCCTYANGTTATYGNSCEAAAYNCPRKDCCWITQKGECSEQTEPAQCPDIACTMQYDPVCCYYADGTTRTFGNSCVASVTNCQERKCCISTTRGECRDAA from the exons ATGAGAGTTTCCGTGTGCTACTTCGTTATTTTCGTTGCTCTTTGCCTAG GCAACGAAGGCAGAGCATCCGAAGCAGAATGTGATGAAGTGTGCGAAGAAATTTACAGTCCAGTTTGCTGCACTTATCCTGATGGATCTACTGTAACTTATAGCAATGCTTGCAAAGCCTCAGTTGATAGTTGCAAACGAGGAACAA AATGCGTTACACTAGACGAAGGATGCTGCCGTGTACCTGAATCAGATTGTCCCGAAATTTGTCCTCTTTACTATAGTCCAGTCTGTTGTACCTATCCTGATGGATCTACCGTAACTTATGACAATCCTTGCTATGCTTCAGCTGACAATTGTGAACGAGAAATGA AATGTACTTGTATGGAGGAAGGTGTGTGCCCTGGAGATGAATCGGAATGTCCCGAAGTTTGTCCTTATTACTATGATCCAGTCTGTTGTACTTATGCTAATGGAACTACCGCTACTTATGGCAATTCATGCGAAGCTGCAGCTTACAATTGCCCACGCAAAGATT GTTGCTGGATTACGCAAAAGGGAGAATGTTCAGAACAAACTGAACCAGCACAGTGCCCTGACATCGCATGCACAATGCAGTATGATCCAGTTTGCTGCTACTATGCTGATGGTACTACTAGAACTTTCGGAAACTCCTGCGTAGCTTCAGTTACAAACTGCCAGGAGAGGAAAT gttgTATATCAACCACACGAGGAGAATGCAGAGATGCAGCCTAA
- the LOC129802733 gene encoding ovoinhibitor-like: MRVSVCFFVIFVAFCVGNKGKASETECHTACEDVNKPVCCTYPDGSAVTYDNSCEASVYNCQHETYCLTIEEGECPTKSYEPLQYSKIACTMEYDPICCYYADGTSRTFGNTCEAPLTNCQDRICCTSTTQGECGSAATA, from the exons ATGAGAGTTTCCGTGTGCTTCTTCGTTATTTTCGTTGCTTTTTGTGTAG GCAACAAGGGCAAAGCATCCGAAACAGAATGTCATACAGCGTGCGAAGATGTTAACAAACCAGTTTGTTGTACCTATCCTGATGGATCTGCTGTGACTTATGACAATTCTTGCGAAGCTTCAGTATACAATTGCCAGCACGAAACTT ATTGCTTGACTATAGAAGAGGGAGAATGTCCTACAAAATCATATGAACCactacaatactctaaaattgctTGCACAATGGAGTATGATCCAATTTGCTGTTACTATGCTGATGGAACCAGTAGAACTTTCGGAAACACCTGCGAAGCTCCACTGACAAACTGCCAGGACAGAATAT GTTGTACATCAACAACGCAAGGAGAATGCGGGAGTGCGGCCACGGCCTAA